The sequence ACCACTGCGCCCGGCGGTCCTGAATAGCGCCGGACCATATAAAGATATCTTTATATCCGCAAGTGACTGTCGGCCCTGGCGGCGCACAATCTCCAGCGCACGGCGCCAAAGCCGACGGCCGCGGTCATTCTGCGCCGATCAAAGTACCGCAGCGTCGCCTTCGTCGTTCTCGGCCAGCGAGCGGATCAGATCCACCAGGCGGCGGCGCACCCGCCGCTGAGGAATCTTGGGGAACAGGTTGGCCAGATCAGCGCCTTCCTGGGTCATCAGGAAGTCGTGAGCATAGCCTTGACCCACCGTCCCGGACGCCTCGCCGCGCCCCGCGGACGGGTCGCCCAGCCCATCGAAGAACCATCCGATCGGCACACGTAAGGTCCTGGCGATCTCATACAACTTGGAGGCGCTAATGCGATTCGCGCCCCGCTCGTATTTCTGCACCTGCTGAAAGGTCAGTCCCAACGTTTCCGCCAGCTTTTCCTGACTGATCTTCAGTTCCTTGCGCCTTAATCGCACCTGCAAGCCGACATGAACATCAATCGGGTTGGGTGAGCGGTCGCTTTCCATCCTATCATTCATCGCGCGACGGTCTTTCCGTTCTTGGGGTCTTGGGCGCCCGTGAATCGAATAGTTGAGCCAGTCGCTTCGACCTGTCGACCTAAATTCCTGATCTTTGCCCCAGATTGCGACGGTAAGATGCGGCGGCGGCCGCGACTGACACCGTTAGCATCATCCAGTACAGAGATCCGCCGTGTCTGAAGTAAGGGGTCGAAGTGAGCGCGGCCGGCAGCAACGTATCGGTCACCCCCATCTCGTCCTGGCCCAGTCTCGAGCCTGGAACGATGCGGCCATAGGCGTCTATGACCGCCGACACGCCGGTCGGCGTGGCCCTGACCAGGGGCAGGCCCTCTTCGATCGCGCGATAGCTGGCCAGGTTCAGATGCTGGACTGGGCCGTAGGTGTGGCCGAACCAGGCGTCGTTAGAGACATTGACGATCCAGCGCGCTCGCCCGCCCTCGGCCGCGCCTTCGCGGGTGAAGCCGGGGAACAGGCTCTCGTAGCAGATCAAGGGCTGGACCGGCGGCGCCCCCGCCGGGCGCAGGGGATGCGGCCTTGGGCCGGCGGTGAAGCCGTCGCCGACATGGACCAGGCTCTTGAAGCCGATGCGGCCCATCAGGCTGTCCATCGGCATGTACTCGCCGAACGGCACCAGGCGGAATTTGTCGTAGACCCCAGTGACCGCCAGGCCGTCGCGGCCCTCTCTCAGCGCCAGCACGGTGTTGTAGTAGATGGGCCGGTCAGGCGTTCCGGCGACGCGATAGGCGCCGTCGATCAGGGTCTGGCCGGGCCTCAGCGCGCCTTCGATCGCCGCCTTGGTCCAGGTCCCGTCGGCCAGGTAGTCGTTGACGGAATCGGGCACTGCGCCCTCCGGCCAGACCACGATGTCCGGCGTGCGAGCGGCGGGGCGGGCGGTCAGGGCGACATAGCGCTCGAGGATCGAGCGGAACATGCGCTCGTCGTACTTGCTCTCCTGCGCGACCCTGGGCTGGACCACCCGCACCAGCGGGGCGTCCTTGGGCGTGGCTTCGGCCCCGGCCAAGCGGTGATTTCCGTAGAGATAGAGGCCGCCGATCGAAGCGACGGAAAGGCCGGCGGCGGCCCAGGCGCGGCGGGACCTGCGCCCCCCCACCAGCATGGCGGGGGCGGCCCCGGCGGCGACCGTGATCCAGCCCAGGCCATAGGCGCCGACTACGGCGGCCATCTGCGAGGGCGCCGAGCCCGCCGCCCAGGTCTCGCCGGCGAGGTCCCACGGAAAGCCGGTCAGGATGTGGCCCCGCAGCCATTCCAGGCCGCAGAAAGCCCCGGCGAACACCAGGACACGCAGGGCGCCGCCCGGCCGCAGGGCGCGATAGAGGAGGGTCGCAACACCCCAGAAGAGGCCAAGACCCGCGGCCAGCAGAGCCACGGCGATCGGCGCCATCCAGCCCTGTTCCCGCGCGTCGACCAGGAAGGCTTCCGCAACCCACCAGGTCGAGATCAGGAAGAAGGCCAGTCCCGCCAGCCAGCCGCGCCAGAAGGCGCTGCGCAGGGGCCTCGCCGCGCCCTCCAGGTCGGCGAGCCTCATCAAGAGGCCATAGCCCAATAGGCCCGGCAGGAAGCCGAACGGCGGAAAGGCCAGGGCCGCCAGGGCGCCGGCCGCCAGGGACAGGGCCGAGGCCGGCAGGCCGCGCTCGGAAAGACGCAACGGGCGCGGCATCAGCCCTCGGCGATCTCGCCTTCCGGGGCGGGTTCGGCGGGGCCGGGCTCGGTGCGGCGGATGCGCAGCCGCTTGACCCGCCGCGGATCGGCGTCGGTGATCTCGAAATCCAGCCCGGCCGGATGGGCGATCACCTCACCTCGCTGCGGCACGCGGCCCGCCAGCGCGCTGACCAGGCCGCCGACCGTGTCGATGTCCTCGTCCAGTTCCTCGGGCGCCAGGGTCTCGCCGACCGCCTCTTCCAGCTCCTCCAGCGGCGCGCGGCCGTCGGCCTCGAACACCCCGCCGGCGCGGGCGACGATCTGGGCGGGGGCGGCCTCGTCGTGCTCGTCGTCGATCTCGCCGACCACCGCCTCGATCAGGTCTTCCAGGGTCACCACCCCGTCGGTTCCGCCGAACTCGTCGATCACCAGGGCCATGTGGATCCGGCTGGCCTGCATCTTGAGCAAGAGGTCCGCGGTGCGCATCGAGCCCGGCACATAGAGGATCTCGCGGCGCAGCCGGCCCAGCACCTGCTCGTCGGGCGAGGGCTTCAGCCGGTCGTCGATCAGCATCTTGAACACGTCCTTGACGTGGACCTGGCCGACCGGGTCGTCCAGGGTCTCGCGATAGATCGGCATGCGGGTGTGCTCGGCCTCGAGGAACCGGCCCAGAAGGTCCTCGAAGGTCGACGAGATCTCCACCGCCACGATGTCGGCGCGGGGGGTCATCACGTCGTCGACGCGCAGGGACTTGAAGGCCTCGGCCTGGTCAACGATGTCGACCGCGCCTTCGGGCGTCGCCGGCTCGGCCGGATCGCCGCGGCGGTGATGATGCTCGTGCTCGCCGCGTCGGCGCAGGCGGCGGAACCAGGCCCTCAAGCCCCGGCTGGGCCGCGGCCGATCGTGATCGCCGTGAGAGCGCCCGCCGTGGTCCTCGTCAGCCATGGCCGGCGTCGTCTCGCTCGCCGGCATAGGGATCAGGAACCCCCAGCCTCGCCAGGATGCGGCGCTCCAGCGCCTCCATCTCTTCGGCCTCCGAATCCATCTGGTGGTCGTAGCCTACAAGATGCAGCACGCCATGCGCCACCAGGTGTTGCAGATGGTGCGCCAGGGGCTTGCCCTGCGCCTCGGCCTCGCGCGCGCAGACGCCGAAGGCGAGCGCGATGTCGCCGATGTGGTCCTCGGGGTTTGGCGCGGCGGGAAAGGACAGCACGTTGGTCGGCCCGGCCTTGCCACGGAAATCGGCGTTCAAGGCCGCGACCTCGTCGTCGCCGGTCAGCAGGATCACGATGCCGCCGCCGGCCTGCTCAGCCTGCTCCAGCGCGGCCAGCGCCGCTCGCCGACTGAGATCCTCCGCGTCGACCAGGGCCTCGGCCCAGGCCTCGGTCTCGATCTCGACCTCGATGGTCACGATCGGTCTTTCGTCGCGTCGGCGTCGTAGGCCTTGACGATGCGCTCCACCAGCGGATGGCGCACCACGTCCGCAGCCTCAAAGCGGGCTATGGCCACGTCCTCCACGCCGTCCAGCAGGCGCACCGCGTGCGAAAGCCCGCTGTCGCGCGGATTGACTAGGTCGACCTGGCTGGGGTCGCCGGTGACCGCCATGCGCGCGCCTTCGCCCAGGCGCGTCAGCACCATCTTCATCTGCAGGCGCGAGGCGTTCTGGGCCTCGTCGACGATGACGAAGGCGTGGCTGAGGGTGCGGCCGCGCATGAAGGCGATTGGCGCGACCTCGATCTCGCCCTTCTCGCGGCGGCGGCGCAGCTGTTCGGCCCCCAGGATGTCGGACATGGCCTCCCAGACGGGGGCCATGTAGGGGTCGACCTTCTCGTTCATGTCGCCGGGCAGAAAGCCCAGCCGCTCGCCAGCCTCGACCGCGGGCCGGGTGACGATCAGCCGATCGACCTCGCCGCGCAGCAGCATGCCAGCGCCATGGGCCACGGCCAGGAAGGTCTTACCGGTGCCGGCGGGGCCCAGGCCGAACACCAGGGTGTGCTTGGCCAGCATCTCCAGATAGCGGGCCTGGGCCGCGGTCTTGGCCGAGATGGCGCCGCGGCGGCCCAGCGGCAGCTCGCCGCCCTTGGGCGAGGCCTCGCCGCGGCGGGCTGCGCCGGCGGCCAGGCGCACGTCGGCCTCGGCCACCTCGGCGCCGGCTTCGACCCGCTTGGCGATCGCCTGGATGGCGCGCTTGGCGCCGGCGCGGGCCTTGGAATCGCCCGCCAGGGACACGCCGCCGCCGGGGGTCTCCAGGAGCACGTGGAAGGCGTCCTCGATCAGGGCGGCATGGCGGCTGTTGGGGCCGGCGACGGCGCGCACGACCTCGTCCGGCAGCGGCAGGAACTCTCGGGTGTCGCGGCTCAAGCGAGCGCCATCGCCGGGTCTTCGGCCAGCGATCCCGTCAAGCTGCCCTTGGCGCTGGCGCTGATCGCCACCGGCGCGATCCGGCCGATCAGGCTTTGCGGCCCCTCGATGTGCACCGGCTGCAGATAGGGGCTGCGGCCGACCACCTGGCCGGCCTTGCGGCCAGGCCGTTCGAACAGCACCGGCAGGGTGCGTCCGACCTGCGCGGCGTTGAACGCCGCCTGCTGCTCGGACAGCAAGGCCAGGAGCCGGGCCAGCCGCTCCTCCTTGACCTCCTCGGCCACCTGGCCGGGCATGGCGGCGGCGGGGGTGCCGGGACGCTTGGAATATTTGAAGGCGAAGGCCGAGCCGTATTTGACCTCGGAGACCAGGTCGAGGGTGGCCTGGAACTCCTTCTCGGTCTCGCCGGGGAAGCCGACGATGAAATCGCCCGAGAGGGCCATGTCCGGCCGCGCGGCGCGGATCTTCTCCACCAGCTTCAGGTAGCTCGCCGCGGTATGGCCGCGGTTCATCGCCCGCAGCACCCGGTCGGCGCCCGCCTGCACCGGCAGATGCAGGTAGGGCATCAGGGCTTCCACCTCGCCATGGGCGGCG is a genomic window of Phenylobacterium montanum containing:
- a CDS encoding helix-turn-helix domain-containing protein, which encodes MNDRMESDRSPNPIDVHVGLQVRLRRKELKISQEKLAETLGLTFQQVQKYERGANRISASKLYEIARTLRVPIGWFFDGLGDPSAGRGEASGTVGQGYAHDFLMTQEGADLANLFPKIPQRRVRRRLVDLIRSLAENDEGDAAVL
- the lnt gene encoding apolipoprotein N-acyltransferase yields the protein MPRPLRLSERGLPASALSLAAGALAALAFPPFGFLPGLLGYGLLMRLADLEGAARPLRSAFWRGWLAGLAFFLISTWWVAEAFLVDAREQGWMAPIAVALLAAGLGLFWGVATLLYRALRPGGALRVLVFAGAFCGLEWLRGHILTGFPWDLAGETWAAGSAPSQMAAVVGAYGLGWITVAAGAAPAMLVGGRRSRRAWAAAGLSVASIGGLYLYGNHRLAGAEATPKDAPLVRVVQPRVAQESKYDERMFRSILERYVALTARPAARTPDIVVWPEGAVPDSVNDYLADGTWTKAAIEGALRPGQTLIDGAYRVAGTPDRPIYYNTVLALREGRDGLAVTGVYDKFRLVPFGEYMPMDSLMGRIGFKSLVHVGDGFTAGPRPHPLRPAGAPPVQPLICYESLFPGFTREGAAEGGRARWIVNVSNDAWFGHTYGPVQHLNLASYRAIEEGLPLVRATPTGVSAVIDAYGRIVPGSRLGQDEMGVTDTLLPAALTSTPYFRHGGSLYWMMLTVSVAAAAASYRRNLGQRSGI
- a CDS encoding hemolysin family protein; translated protein: MADEDHGGRSHGDHDRPRPSRGLRAWFRRLRRRGEHEHHHRRGDPAEPATPEGAVDIVDQAEAFKSLRVDDVMTPRADIVAVEISSTFEDLLGRFLEAEHTRMPIYRETLDDPVGQVHVKDVFKMLIDDRLKPSPDEQVLGRLRREILYVPGSMRTADLLLKMQASRIHMALVIDEFGGTDGVVTLEDLIEAVVGEIDDEHDEAAPAQIVARAGGVFEADGRAPLEELEEAVGETLAPEELDEDIDTVGGLVSALAGRVPQRGEVIAHPAGLDFEITDADPRRVKRLRIRRTEPGPAEPAPEGEIAEG
- the ybeY gene encoding rRNA maturation RNase YbeY — its product is MVTIEVEIETEAWAEALVDAEDLSRRAALAALEQAEQAGGGIVILLTGDDEVAALNADFRGKAGPTNVLSFPAAPNPEDHIGDIALAFGVCAREAEAQGKPLAHHLQHLVAHGVLHLVGYDHQMDSEAEEMEALERRILARLGVPDPYAGERDDAGHG
- a CDS encoding PhoH family protein translates to MSRDTREFLPLPDEVVRAVAGPNSRHAALIEDAFHVLLETPGGGVSLAGDSKARAGAKRAIQAIAKRVEAGAEVAEADVRLAAGAARRGEASPKGGELPLGRRGAISAKTAAQARYLEMLAKHTLVFGLGPAGTGKTFLAVAHGAGMLLRGEVDRLIVTRPAVEAGERLGFLPGDMNEKVDPYMAPVWEAMSDILGAEQLRRRREKGEIEVAPIAFMRGRTLSHAFVIVDEAQNASRLQMKMVLTRLGEGARMAVTGDPSQVDLVNPRDSGLSHAVRLLDGVEDVAIARFEAADVVRHPLVERIVKAYDADATKDRS